ggccgcaccagagttgtgtacagttgcaacataacgctacgactcctaaattcagaTAGcagggacatgatgggctgaatggactcctgcagcctgtcaatctcagcctcctgcttttgtgcaggttagaagggacagatttcagtgcagcctctcccctgtatatgtatttaaagagacaggtttctctttagctctgagtgactgatataacaattggttggaggcccatttcccagtcagtcctccagcaccttcctgtctctctatcagtgcgacgcccagggcagtttctcaactggggcgcaggccccattattctcagctaaattcagccctcagctccgtctcctggctgtcattgacacgagcaatagagagacagaaagatgccccaggctcaaatgggaaatcaaaacgtgtggctttaaatgaactgttaggaTCTCTGTAACGatcaacaattttttaaaaaatgaattctaaACCCAGTAAGTAAAGAATCACACGACAAAGCTTCAAGTTTATGGCGTTGACTCTAACAAACTGGAGGCAACAATGACTAAACACCTTTTTGAAGGGAACATAGCCCTTGAACTGTAAAATTAACCTTGCCGTTTTACTCTTAACACAATCaaatatccactcaatggatatattttaccctgccttggaatgttgacactctttctccaaaaactagcccaaagtgattcttcaaggcgaatcttccagccttgtttcacaattctcaggaatttgtgaccaacattcaacatcggagcagaagtcggccatttggccgtttgagtctgctccaccgtttatttagatcatggctgatctgtttgtgttgagttccacattcccgttCTACACCCGATATTTTTGATTCCCATACCCAACAAGAATtggtataaaggcaaaattctgttgttgttgaatctgaaacaaaaacagaaaatgctggacaatctcagcaagtctgacagcatctgtaaagagagaatagagacaacattttgagtcaggataaccctttgtcagaggtgaagacaagaaaaatcggacaaaatttatcctgtgagggtcaagaattgggaagcaatctattaaacctcctctgaaccactttcaatacatttgtatcatttcttaaataggagacaaagctgcaccgagtattcaagatgcagtctcagcaacgctctgtataactgaagcagaacatctttacttctatgtTCACTTTCTCTCATAcaaatggaatgcaatcctttattaagaactttgatttatttgaactaagatttatgggggttctcttgtttacaaaaacctccctaatcgtaaatcacaccaggttccagtgtcttaaccatatggcaagaaagaacactttaaattgtgaattcagaaagtttattaattattaaaaacgtaacaagtcagaaagataaaaaacagagtgtcgattaacagttaatagagaaagtttaacattaacaattgaacagacttctctccatccctctcagaccaggacatgaagtgacggctccaaaaacgtggataacttgtaaaaccaacagctctccacacctctctgtaaacatatctccctccacctctctctaccaaattgccttctcaagaccacttttttatactttaaaaatgtcaaaagcccatcttagccaattcccataaatcttcaattataaactaaaatagacacgagttttcaggcgatttaaaaacaaatgaactgtctgctgaaagggttaacttttctacagaacctaaagggatggggagtgagcagcaaaaacttggcacacaattacatcactttccacaagtttaaaaaaattctctaacaaaacaaacttgattttaaacttcatctattaagtGTTTTTGTCATATTTCTCAacataattattttaatttgatcagtttttgttggggatgggtaacttctgttctttataaactgattcactcattttgtttattctacatgggctcggagaatcagaacccagactttatcatccttatcctttttccccttttgccaccactccctctgttttgattAAACATTTTATCgtaaaagtgaaatactgcagatgctggaatctgaaacaaaaacagaaaatgccggaacatGGTCTGACggtatctgcggagagagaatagagccaatgattcgagtctggatgtcccttcataagagctcctatgaagtgtcatccagactcaaaacgtcggctctattctcttaTCATtgtatcgataagtttcttgttcttagtttccaaatggcaggtaagagacctgtccagtccccacttgagctctgatttgtcactggccatgcttgggtaagattataaccattagaatctactctcagaggcccacttttcagtccagtgttacttggagtataccgtcacttcaccgactattgGGTCACAAATCCCTCatagttcttatcacaaatttaggataaattaatttaaagaatgcctgagaacgctttttaatttcttaaccaactacctaccactgtttgttgattggtcagacctccTTTTCACAGATTCgggaatctcagccactgaacaccagccggtcctggaataaatTTCACtcgaactcattctgagtaaatattctcaccaggtcctctgttggggccctgctaagcagctttaatggtccgtgattgcagaaactgagcagtcacaggaatgtggtcaaaatAGTCCAGTCCtataatctgcagtccttcaggtATAACaggatatgtggctgtatgtagctgccttcttgaactgctccaatgcctgaggtgtaagtacacccacagtgctgttagggagcgatttccagctacacattccagactttcactagactgtaggtggatatcagattgatatattccattcaaccacacccaaggtgagttattccaattcctttattgtccaggacaatatattcacaatatctttaaaacagaaattaaacattcccatttgatttcaggtattaacatattctgttagtttgttctttattgtcgatgtcaggttggggttgttcctcttggagcaaaggaggttgaggggagatttgatagaggtggacaagattctgacaggtttagataaggtggacaaagaaaagctgttcccattagctgaagggacaaggacgagggggaatCAGATTTAAAGTTtcgggtcagagatgcagggggggacgcgaagaagaatattttgatgcagcgaatggtaatgagctggaactcgctgcctacaagggtggaggaagtggagacaataaacaattacaaaggaaattggatgggcatttggagggtttcaaacagaaatgttgactaaatatctctgaacttcctaacaccctgtcactctgtgatccgtgtgaaatttgaaaccaggtattcgcaacaagactcaaagagcatcagcccactggaggcaaagtcatgagaccagctagtccagcagaaagaaaccctccgaccctccccattgaccaactgtgagaatgaacaaaatgcagtcctggatgtaattgagagcagaaacaataacagcagaatccaacccctggaatcactcgtgaacttgttggtgtctcaacaggtgggatgaaactctgaatcccttcccaaaggtgaatggcctgtcttcagtgtgaactcgctggtgtctctgcaagtcagatgattgagtgaatcccttcccacactgagagcaggtgaacggtcttttCCCAGTGTGAAACTGCTGGTGTCTGTTCAGGTCGGATGACTGaggaaatcccttcccacactgagagcaggtgaatggcctctccccagtgtgaactcgctggtgtgactgcaggtgagatgaccgagtgaatcccttcccacactgagagcaggtgaatggcctctccccagtgtgaactcgctggtgtacccgcaggtcagatgaccaagtgaatcctttcccacactgagagcaggtgaatggcctctcccctgtgtgaactcgctcgtgtgtccgcaggtcAGATGGCCaagggaatcccttcccacactgagagcagatgtacggcctctccccagtgtgaactcgctcgtgtgtccgcaggccggataactgagtgaatcccttctcacactgagagcaggtgaacggcctctccccagtgtggctgcgccgatgagcttccagcagggatggggctctgtatcccttcccacagtctgcacatttccatggtttctccatggtgcaagtgtccttgcctctcgcttgggtggacaatcagttgaagcctcgtcctcaCACAGAACATGTATACAGTCTCtctccgctgtgaatggtgtgatatttattcaggctgtgtaactggttaaagctctttagacagtgcactggaacactctcactcgactGTGGCAGTGTGTTTGTGCTTTTCGAATCACACTGATATTTGaattcttttcaaatcaacagaccagacaatcatttctccttctggatccaACAGCCGATGATATTCATGTCCCAGGGAATATGACTCTGTTAGATCTGGACATGATGtatgagatttcagcctgtgattcctctttcaatatcctgtaaaacgagtttaCAAAAGGTATCATTGTCAGTACAGGTTAGAAATTTAGAGGCCAATTCTaatttctgtggaacattctttcctctctcattccccaaaagctgtgaatctccatcccacacactctccctccattctcacactgctgtatctaatatgcaccctcccaattctcctgaaggtgctgattgaggctgattgacagatccatgctcactgcttcctgtcctggacacagggagCTGAAAATCATCAAGCTGACAACCATgttaaagttttacatttggaCATAAGTGAGCAGATTGATGATGTATGTATTACCTGGTTACAGATatgaagaatgtgaggaggattATTATTTTGGCAGCGAGTGGTGACTTGGAAGTTAAAAATTGAAGCCCAGAGTTTCGtactcctcacagcaccagggacccggttcaattcccggcttgggtcactgtctgtgtggagtttgcacgttctccccatgtctgcgtgggtttcctccgggtgctccggtttcctcccacaagtccaaagatgtgcgggttcggtggattggccatgataaattgccccttagtgtcaggaggattagcaaagtaaatatgtggggttacaggaataaggcctggatgtgattgtggtcggtgcagacctgatgggccgaatggcctccttctgcactgtcgggattttattctatgaatGAGAAAagcaatggaaagggggagaaaagaaagtgttttactcacagatgttgcctcTTTTCAggccaaaccaaataaacaaactgaaGTTAAATCAGTAAACAGACTAGACAGTGCAAAGTTACTGCCGTGACTCGGATTCGAACCGAGGTTgctggaggaagtttgagtctgtctgaagctgaatcttcactcagagggagaggagcagaaccaacaacaatgaaggaagC
This window of the Mustelus asterias unplaced genomic scaffold, sMusAst1.hap1.1 HAP1_SCAFFOLD_96, whole genome shotgun sequence genome carries:
- the LOC144484232 gene encoding uncharacterized protein LOC144484232 codes for the protein MEKPWKCADCGKGYRAPSLLEAHRRSHTGERPFTCSQCEKGFTQLSGLRTHERVHTGERPYICSQCGKGFPWPSDLRTHERVHTGERPFTCSQCGKGFTWSSDLRVHQRVHTGERPFTCSQCGKGFTRSSHLQSHQRVHTGERPFTCSQCGKGFPQSSDLNRHQQFHTGKRPFTCSQCGKGFTQSSDLQRHQRVHTEDRPFTFGKGFRVSSHLLRHQQVHE